A genomic region of Dunckerocampus dactyliophorus isolate RoL2022-P2 chromosome 10, RoL_Ddac_1.1, whole genome shotgun sequence contains the following coding sequences:
- the bmb gene encoding protein brambleberry isoform X3, which yields MTVSHMDHVKRVLLLCILANQCPAAGGLFEWLRQSEHPPPAAAPPPLPPPAELSPVILAKDARFEMATADEKFLAEAKKMVLSPLDSCHHRVVARLKASCESLSEEELAKLGVVLLNCQAQIEGRATYPCTEDMAIKDCTANMDSDTWNAYHIVSNRARSVCYATRQQLFRRRAEHTVNALISTAASQLSAMEDLKDGQLELREMTAASLDKLLQGHSALQDRQVKLHEGQEHMESSLRDNLQRLGQEKALIASGQQLVAQLIQGITERMEIVSENVQAHGSKVQDGHRAIAQDLADVRHQAQDIYQKIDDGMSEFLRYRGQTSQYYADLMGKLERMNSSLGFMLHYLDNMQGHIEERLHVIQGYLTWTGLSLTAMWTCIAHTGYFVLVAVLQSFLCCPVFSRATLLLIVPFNALAEVNQQPALDLTSLSLLLFALSLGHWFVSKLWACFQSRGKKTTTWPCELEELQKTVSSSNSYPRSSTPQKGGRHSGGEPDILLTQDNITSSVVSPPHRRPVPCGTPSHCTPRRVPQPAFIDDIPLRNPGSVFDLLNDSHDLVNGSRSASPTPSVNSSLSVRQLCNAITKTGKACKKRALLGQDYCRVHEGGHTTSFYS from the exons ACATGGACCACGTCAAGCGTGTGCTGCTGCTTTGCATCCTTGCCAACCAGTGTCCTGCAGCAGGTGGGCTCTTTGAATGGCTGAGGCAAAGTGAGCATCCTCCTCCGGCAGCAGCACCACCGCCACTTCCTCCACCTGCAGAATTATCCCCAGTGATTCTTGCAAAAGATGCTCGGTTTGAAATGGCGACGGCTGATGAGAAGTTTCTGGCTGAGGCCAAGAAGATGGTGCTCAGCCCTTTAGACAGCTGCCACCACAGG GTGGTCGCCCGATTAAAGGCGAGCTGTGAAAGCCTCTCAGAAGAGGAGCTTGCCAAGCTTGGCGTCGTCTTGCTCAACTGTCAGGCACAGATTGAGGGTCGCGCGACTTACCCGTGCACAGAGGACATG GCTATCAAAGACTGTACAGCCAACATGGACTCGGATACATGGAACGCCTATCACATCGTGAGCAACAGGGCACGCTCTGTATGCTATGCGACTCGCCAGCAGCTCTTTCGACGCAGAGCAGAGCACACAGTAAACGCACTCATTTCAACTGCTGCCAGTCAGCTCTCTGCCATGGAAGACCTGAAG GACGGCCAGTTGGAGCTGCGGGAGATGACCGCAGCTTCATTGGACAAGCTCCTGCAGGGCCACAGTGCTCTACAGGATCGGCAGGTCAAACTGCACGAGGGCCAGGAGCATATGGAAAGCTCCCTGAGGGACAACCTGCAGCGTTTAGGCCAGGAGAAAGCGCTCATTGCCTCAGGACAACAACTGGTGGCACAGCTCATCCAGGGCATTACGGAAAGAATGG AAATTGTTAGTGAGAACGTGCAGGCCCACGGCTCAAAGGTACAAGACGGCCACAGAGCCATTGCTCAAGACCTGGCTGACGTCAGACATCAAGCTCAGGACATCTACCAAAAAATTG ATGACGGCATGTCAGAGTTCCTTCGGTACCGAGGCCAGACATCCCAGTACTACGCTGATCTCATGGGCAAACTGGAACGCATGAACAGCAGTCTGGGGTTTATGCTGCACTACCTTGACAACATGCAAGGTCACATCGAGGAAAGGCTGCACGTCATTCAGGGCTACCTTACCTGGACAG GTTTAAGCCTCACTGCCATGTGGACGTGCATCGCGCATACCGGCTACTTTGTACTGGTTGCTGTCCTGCAGTCGTTCCTGTGTTGTCCGGTATTTTCTCGTGCCACGCTGCTGCTCATCGTGCCCTTTAATGCACTGGCAGAGGTCAACCAACAGCCAGCACTTGACCTCACTAGCCTCAGCTTGCTGCTCTTCGCGCTCTCACTTG GACACTGGTTTGTGAGTAAGTTgtgggcttgttttcagagcAGAGGGAAGAAGACTACCACATGGCCTTGCGAATTAGAGGAGCTACAGAAGACCGTTTCATCCTCTAATTCGTACCCACGATCCTCAACGCCTCAGAA AGGTGGACGGCACAGCGGCGGCGAGCCGGACATCCTTCTGACTCAAGACAACATCACATCAA GTGTGGTGTCTCCTCCTCACAGAAGACCTGTGCCATGTGGTACCCCCAGTCACTGCACTCCCAGACGTGTACCCCAGCCA GCTTTCATTGATGATATTCCTCTGAGGAACCCTGGAAGTGTTTTTGACTTGTTGAATGACTCTCATGATTTAGTCAATGGTTCAAGAAGTGCAAGTCCTACTCCCTCGGTTAATAG CTCTCTGTCAGTGCGTCAACTCTGCAATGCAATCACAAAAACCGGGAAGGCGTGTAAGAAGAGAGCGCTGCTTGGACAAGACTACTGCCGAGTCCACGAAGGTGGCCACACCACCTCCTTTTACTCCTGA
- the bmb gene encoding protein brambleberry isoform X1 has translation MTVSHMDHVKRVLLLCILANQCPAAGGLFEWLRQSEHPPPAAAPPPLPPPAELSPVILAKDARFEMATADEKFLAEAKKMVLSPLDSCHHRVVARLKASCESLSEEELAKLGVVLLNCQAQIEGRATYPCTEDMAIKDCTANMDSDTWNAYHIVSNRARSVCYATRQQLFRRRAEHTVNALISTAASQLSAMEDLKDGQLELREMTAASLDKLLQGHSALQDRQVKLHEGQEHMESSLRDNLQRLGQEKALIASGQQLVAQLIQGITERMEIVSENVQAHGSKVQDGHRAIAQDLADVRHQAQDIYQKIDDGMSEFLRYRGQTSQYYADLMGKLERMNSSLGFMLHYLDNMQGHIEERLHVIQGYLTWTGLSLTAMWTCIAHTGYFVLVAVLQSFLCCPVFSRATLLLIVPFNALAEVNQQPALDLTSLSLLLFALSLGHWFVSKLWACFQSRGKKTTTWPCELEELQKTVSSSNSYPRSSTPQKSVGSALVVAAHGRVPCYFYLFSVLQRWTAQRRRAGHPSDSRQHHIKRPVPCGTPSHCTPRRVPQPAFIDDIPLRNPGSVFDLLNDSHDLVNGSRSASPTPSVNSSLSVRQLCNAITKTGKACKKRALLGQDYCRVHEGGHTTSFYS, from the exons ACATGGACCACGTCAAGCGTGTGCTGCTGCTTTGCATCCTTGCCAACCAGTGTCCTGCAGCAGGTGGGCTCTTTGAATGGCTGAGGCAAAGTGAGCATCCTCCTCCGGCAGCAGCACCACCGCCACTTCCTCCACCTGCAGAATTATCCCCAGTGATTCTTGCAAAAGATGCTCGGTTTGAAATGGCGACGGCTGATGAGAAGTTTCTGGCTGAGGCCAAGAAGATGGTGCTCAGCCCTTTAGACAGCTGCCACCACAGG GTGGTCGCCCGATTAAAGGCGAGCTGTGAAAGCCTCTCAGAAGAGGAGCTTGCCAAGCTTGGCGTCGTCTTGCTCAACTGTCAGGCACAGATTGAGGGTCGCGCGACTTACCCGTGCACAGAGGACATG GCTATCAAAGACTGTACAGCCAACATGGACTCGGATACATGGAACGCCTATCACATCGTGAGCAACAGGGCACGCTCTGTATGCTATGCGACTCGCCAGCAGCTCTTTCGACGCAGAGCAGAGCACACAGTAAACGCACTCATTTCAACTGCTGCCAGTCAGCTCTCTGCCATGGAAGACCTGAAG GACGGCCAGTTGGAGCTGCGGGAGATGACCGCAGCTTCATTGGACAAGCTCCTGCAGGGCCACAGTGCTCTACAGGATCGGCAGGTCAAACTGCACGAGGGCCAGGAGCATATGGAAAGCTCCCTGAGGGACAACCTGCAGCGTTTAGGCCAGGAGAAAGCGCTCATTGCCTCAGGACAACAACTGGTGGCACAGCTCATCCAGGGCATTACGGAAAGAATGG AAATTGTTAGTGAGAACGTGCAGGCCCACGGCTCAAAGGTACAAGACGGCCACAGAGCCATTGCTCAAGACCTGGCTGACGTCAGACATCAAGCTCAGGACATCTACCAAAAAATTG ATGACGGCATGTCAGAGTTCCTTCGGTACCGAGGCCAGACATCCCAGTACTACGCTGATCTCATGGGCAAACTGGAACGCATGAACAGCAGTCTGGGGTTTATGCTGCACTACCTTGACAACATGCAAGGTCACATCGAGGAAAGGCTGCACGTCATTCAGGGCTACCTTACCTGGACAG GTTTAAGCCTCACTGCCATGTGGACGTGCATCGCGCATACCGGCTACTTTGTACTGGTTGCTGTCCTGCAGTCGTTCCTGTGTTGTCCGGTATTTTCTCGTGCCACGCTGCTGCTCATCGTGCCCTTTAATGCACTGGCAGAGGTCAACCAACAGCCAGCACTTGACCTCACTAGCCTCAGCTTGCTGCTCTTCGCGCTCTCACTTG GACACTGGTTTGTGAGTAAGTTgtgggcttgttttcagagcAGAGGGAAGAAGACTACCACATGGCCTTGCGAATTAGAGGAGCTACAGAAGACCGTTTCATCCTCTAATTCGTACCCACGATCCTCAACGCCTCAGAAGTCAGTTGGGTCAGCTCTTGTTGTTGCGGCCCATGGTCGAGTTccgtgttatttttatttattttctgtccTGCAGAGGTGGACGGCACAGCGGCGGCGAGCCGGACATCCTTCTGACTCAAGACAACATCACATCAA AAGACCTGTGCCATGTGGTACCCCCAGTCACTGCACTCCCAGACGTGTACCCCAGCCA GCTTTCATTGATGATATTCCTCTGAGGAACCCTGGAAGTGTTTTTGACTTGTTGAATGACTCTCATGATTTAGTCAATGGTTCAAGAAGTGCAAGTCCTACTCCCTCGGTTAATAG CTCTCTGTCAGTGCGTCAACTCTGCAATGCAATCACAAAAACCGGGAAGGCGTGTAAGAAGAGAGCGCTGCTTGGACAAGACTACTGCCGAGTCCACGAAGGTGGCCACACCACCTCCTTTTACTCCTGA
- the bmb gene encoding protein brambleberry isoform X4 produces MTVSHMDHVKRVLLLCILANQCPAAGGLFEWLRQSEHPPPAAAPPPLPPPAELSPVILAKDARFEMATADEKFLAEAKKMVLSPLDSCHHRVVARLKASCESLSEEELAKLGVVLLNCQAQIEGRATYPCTEDMAIKDCTANMDSDTWNAYHIVSNRARSVCYATRQQLFRRRAEHTVNALISTAASQLSAMEDLKDGQLELREMTAASLDKLLQGHSALQDRQVKLHEGQEHMESSLRDNLQRLGQEKALIASGQQLVAQLIQGITERMEIVSENVQAHGSKVQDGHRAIAQDLADVRHQAQDIYQKIDDGMSEFLRYRGQTSQYYADLMGKLERMNSSLGFMLHYLDNMQGHIEERLHVIQGYLTWTGLSLTAMWTCIAHTGYFVLVAVLQSFLCCPVFSRATLLLIVPFNALAEVNQQPALDLTSLSLLLFALSLGHWFVSKLWACFQSRGKKTTTWPCELEELQKTVSSSNSYPRSSTPQKGGRHSGGEPDILLTQDNITSKDLCHVVPPVTALPDVYPSQ; encoded by the exons ACATGGACCACGTCAAGCGTGTGCTGCTGCTTTGCATCCTTGCCAACCAGTGTCCTGCAGCAGGTGGGCTCTTTGAATGGCTGAGGCAAAGTGAGCATCCTCCTCCGGCAGCAGCACCACCGCCACTTCCTCCACCTGCAGAATTATCCCCAGTGATTCTTGCAAAAGATGCTCGGTTTGAAATGGCGACGGCTGATGAGAAGTTTCTGGCTGAGGCCAAGAAGATGGTGCTCAGCCCTTTAGACAGCTGCCACCACAGG GTGGTCGCCCGATTAAAGGCGAGCTGTGAAAGCCTCTCAGAAGAGGAGCTTGCCAAGCTTGGCGTCGTCTTGCTCAACTGTCAGGCACAGATTGAGGGTCGCGCGACTTACCCGTGCACAGAGGACATG GCTATCAAAGACTGTACAGCCAACATGGACTCGGATACATGGAACGCCTATCACATCGTGAGCAACAGGGCACGCTCTGTATGCTATGCGACTCGCCAGCAGCTCTTTCGACGCAGAGCAGAGCACACAGTAAACGCACTCATTTCAACTGCTGCCAGTCAGCTCTCTGCCATGGAAGACCTGAAG GACGGCCAGTTGGAGCTGCGGGAGATGACCGCAGCTTCATTGGACAAGCTCCTGCAGGGCCACAGTGCTCTACAGGATCGGCAGGTCAAACTGCACGAGGGCCAGGAGCATATGGAAAGCTCCCTGAGGGACAACCTGCAGCGTTTAGGCCAGGAGAAAGCGCTCATTGCCTCAGGACAACAACTGGTGGCACAGCTCATCCAGGGCATTACGGAAAGAATGG AAATTGTTAGTGAGAACGTGCAGGCCCACGGCTCAAAGGTACAAGACGGCCACAGAGCCATTGCTCAAGACCTGGCTGACGTCAGACATCAAGCTCAGGACATCTACCAAAAAATTG ATGACGGCATGTCAGAGTTCCTTCGGTACCGAGGCCAGACATCCCAGTACTACGCTGATCTCATGGGCAAACTGGAACGCATGAACAGCAGTCTGGGGTTTATGCTGCACTACCTTGACAACATGCAAGGTCACATCGAGGAAAGGCTGCACGTCATTCAGGGCTACCTTACCTGGACAG GTTTAAGCCTCACTGCCATGTGGACGTGCATCGCGCATACCGGCTACTTTGTACTGGTTGCTGTCCTGCAGTCGTTCCTGTGTTGTCCGGTATTTTCTCGTGCCACGCTGCTGCTCATCGTGCCCTTTAATGCACTGGCAGAGGTCAACCAACAGCCAGCACTTGACCTCACTAGCCTCAGCTTGCTGCTCTTCGCGCTCTCACTTG GACACTGGTTTGTGAGTAAGTTgtgggcttgttttcagagcAGAGGGAAGAAGACTACCACATGGCCTTGCGAATTAGAGGAGCTACAGAAGACCGTTTCATCCTCTAATTCGTACCCACGATCCTCAACGCCTCAGAA AGGTGGACGGCACAGCGGCGGCGAGCCGGACATCCTTCTGACTCAAGACAACATCACATCAA AAGACCTGTGCCATGTGGTACCCCCAGTCACTGCACTCCCAGACGTGTACCCCAGCCAGTGA
- the bmb gene encoding protein brambleberry isoform X2 — MDHVKRVLLLCILANQCPAAGGLFEWLRQSEHPPPAAAPPPLPPPAELSPVILAKDARFEMATADEKFLAEAKKMVLSPLDSCHHRVVARLKASCESLSEEELAKLGVVLLNCQAQIEGRATYPCTEDMAIKDCTANMDSDTWNAYHIVSNRARSVCYATRQQLFRRRAEHTVNALISTAASQLSAMEDLKDGQLELREMTAASLDKLLQGHSALQDRQVKLHEGQEHMESSLRDNLQRLGQEKALIASGQQLVAQLIQGITERMEIVSENVQAHGSKVQDGHRAIAQDLADVRHQAQDIYQKIDDGMSEFLRYRGQTSQYYADLMGKLERMNSSLGFMLHYLDNMQGHIEERLHVIQGYLTWTGLSLTAMWTCIAHTGYFVLVAVLQSFLCCPVFSRATLLLIVPFNALAEVNQQPALDLTSLSLLLFALSLGHWFVSKLWACFQSRGKKTTTWPCELEELQKTVSSSNSYPRSSTPQKSVGSALVVAAHGRVPCYFYLFSVLQRWTAQRRRAGHPSDSRQHHIKRPVPCGTPSHCTPRRVPQPAFIDDIPLRNPGSVFDLLNDSHDLVNGSRSASPTPSVNSSLSVRQLCNAITKTGKACKKRALLGQDYCRVHEGGHTTSFYS; from the exons ATGGACCACGTCAAGCGTGTGCTGCTGCTTTGCATCCTTGCCAACCAGTGTCCTGCAGCAGGTGGGCTCTTTGAATGGCTGAGGCAAAGTGAGCATCCTCCTCCGGCAGCAGCACCACCGCCACTTCCTCCACCTGCAGAATTATCCCCAGTGATTCTTGCAAAAGATGCTCGGTTTGAAATGGCGACGGCTGATGAGAAGTTTCTGGCTGAGGCCAAGAAGATGGTGCTCAGCCCTTTAGACAGCTGCCACCACAGG GTGGTCGCCCGATTAAAGGCGAGCTGTGAAAGCCTCTCAGAAGAGGAGCTTGCCAAGCTTGGCGTCGTCTTGCTCAACTGTCAGGCACAGATTGAGGGTCGCGCGACTTACCCGTGCACAGAGGACATG GCTATCAAAGACTGTACAGCCAACATGGACTCGGATACATGGAACGCCTATCACATCGTGAGCAACAGGGCACGCTCTGTATGCTATGCGACTCGCCAGCAGCTCTTTCGACGCAGAGCAGAGCACACAGTAAACGCACTCATTTCAACTGCTGCCAGTCAGCTCTCTGCCATGGAAGACCTGAAG GACGGCCAGTTGGAGCTGCGGGAGATGACCGCAGCTTCATTGGACAAGCTCCTGCAGGGCCACAGTGCTCTACAGGATCGGCAGGTCAAACTGCACGAGGGCCAGGAGCATATGGAAAGCTCCCTGAGGGACAACCTGCAGCGTTTAGGCCAGGAGAAAGCGCTCATTGCCTCAGGACAACAACTGGTGGCACAGCTCATCCAGGGCATTACGGAAAGAATGG AAATTGTTAGTGAGAACGTGCAGGCCCACGGCTCAAAGGTACAAGACGGCCACAGAGCCATTGCTCAAGACCTGGCTGACGTCAGACATCAAGCTCAGGACATCTACCAAAAAATTG ATGACGGCATGTCAGAGTTCCTTCGGTACCGAGGCCAGACATCCCAGTACTACGCTGATCTCATGGGCAAACTGGAACGCATGAACAGCAGTCTGGGGTTTATGCTGCACTACCTTGACAACATGCAAGGTCACATCGAGGAAAGGCTGCACGTCATTCAGGGCTACCTTACCTGGACAG GTTTAAGCCTCACTGCCATGTGGACGTGCATCGCGCATACCGGCTACTTTGTACTGGTTGCTGTCCTGCAGTCGTTCCTGTGTTGTCCGGTATTTTCTCGTGCCACGCTGCTGCTCATCGTGCCCTTTAATGCACTGGCAGAGGTCAACCAACAGCCAGCACTTGACCTCACTAGCCTCAGCTTGCTGCTCTTCGCGCTCTCACTTG GACACTGGTTTGTGAGTAAGTTgtgggcttgttttcagagcAGAGGGAAGAAGACTACCACATGGCCTTGCGAATTAGAGGAGCTACAGAAGACCGTTTCATCCTCTAATTCGTACCCACGATCCTCAACGCCTCAGAAGTCAGTTGGGTCAGCTCTTGTTGTTGCGGCCCATGGTCGAGTTccgtgttatttttatttattttctgtccTGCAGAGGTGGACGGCACAGCGGCGGCGAGCCGGACATCCTTCTGACTCAAGACAACATCACATCAA AAGACCTGTGCCATGTGGTACCCCCAGTCACTGCACTCCCAGACGTGTACCCCAGCCA GCTTTCATTGATGATATTCCTCTGAGGAACCCTGGAAGTGTTTTTGACTTGTTGAATGACTCTCATGATTTAGTCAATGGTTCAAGAAGTGCAAGTCCTACTCCCTCGGTTAATAG CTCTCTGTCAGTGCGTCAACTCTGCAATGCAATCACAAAAACCGGGAAGGCGTGTAAGAAGAGAGCGCTGCTTGGACAAGACTACTGCCGAGTCCACGAAGGTGGCCACACCACCTCCTTTTACTCCTGA